The Paenibacillus sp. BIC5C1 DNA segment CGGAATTGAAGGCAAGATATGCAACAGCAGCACCAAAGCCGCCAGAGCCATCTGAACCAACCAATCCTACAAATCCCACGAATCCAACCGAACCACCGAAAGGGGGCGAACCGATGACAGCCGAAGAGAAAGCAGCGTTTGATGCGCTGAAATCCCAGGTCGATAAACTGCAGGCGCGCCAGCAGATGGAAGTTCCAGTCTGGGCCAAAGCGGCCGTGGACGCAGCATTGGCATATGACACCAAAAATCCGCTGTTTAGCATCGATGGTGGGGCGAGTTATGATTTTTACCGTTTTATCACGGTCTTGTACCGCAGAGGTTTATTCAAAAAATAAGCCTGACCTAACTTAGAATATAAGTTGGACCCGGTTATAAAAGAAAGAACACAACAAGGGACACACGACGCATTTTGTCGAATAGTGTTCCTTTTTTGTGTTTTATGTAAATGATATTAACATATATAATAAAGTTAAAGACTTATGTCCGTAAATCTCTTGTCTAATTGATGAATGTGATGTAAAGTAAGTTACACGAAATCGATTTTTACCACTGTTTATTTACATAATCCTCCTCATCATGACAAGACTTTAACATCGAAAGTTATTGTAATGTCTCCCTGTTGTAAAATCCAACATCTCTAGATCAATTTCACAACGTATTGAAACAATCCAATCCAACCTGATTGAGAAACCATTAAATTTTACTGTTTACCAACTTTCTGTTCCAGCTAATTACCATCATTAGACTTTGCCAATAACACTTTAGCCATGACGTTTAACTCCAAGTCAAACCTTAAGCCAAACCCCATGCCAAACAACACTACCGTTCTCTCTAAATCAGCCTTTTAAGCCGCCACTAAGTCGGTACCATTCTACTGTTGCTTATTGACCTAAGTTCAATTATTACGCAACAACTACAGGCATTTATAACTCATAACCTCATCCAAAAAAACTAACAAAATGTGTGCGGTTACATCCCGTTTTACATTTCATATATAAATACGCTTTGACTTATCCAGATTTACATGACAGGTATCAAAGGCATCTAAAGCCTTTCATATGATACAAAGCACCAAACCGATCGATTGTAATCATTGGAGTTTTTTCACGCCAGTAGCACACACATTATGAGACAGGGAAGGGTGTTGTACGTATGCGAATGAGAAAAAAATGGTTATCCGGGGTCATGGCTATGGCCATGAGCACAGTGTTGATTCTGTCGGGCTGCTCCAGCACGAGTAACGAAGGTACAGGCAATTCCCCCGCTCCGGCGGAAGGTAGTGAGCCTCCGGCAGAAGTGGCCGCACAGGATACGATGATAATGGGACGTGGCGGAGATTCCGTAGCGCTGGACCCGGCAATCGTTACCGATGGGGAGTCGCTGAAGATTGGACATCAGGTTTTCGACTCATTGCTGGACTACAAAGAAGGTGGAACCGAGGTTGTTCCGGGACTGGCTGAGAGTTGGGAGATTTCGGCGGATGGACTTAAGTATGACTTCAAGCTGAAGTCCGGCGTGAAATTCCACGATGGTACTGATTTCAACGCAGAGGCTGTGGTGTTCAACTTCAATCGATGGAGTGACCCGGCCAGTGAATATAAATTTGAGGGAGATTCCTTCGACTATTATGACTCCATGTTTGGTCCGGAAGACGGACGCGTGATCAAGGAAGTGAAGGCGATTGACGAGACAACGGTCGAGTTCACCCTGAACCAGCCACAAGCACCTTTCCTGCAAAACATTGCGATGACGCCATTTGGCATTGCAAGTCCAACTGCGATTCAGGAGAAAAAAGAGAATTTCAAGAGCGAGCCAGTAGGCACAGGCCCATTTGTATTCAAAGAGTGGAAGCGGAACGACTCCATCACTCTGGAGAAGAATCCGAATTACTGGAAAGAGGGACTGCCGAAGCTGAACAAAGTGATCGTGCGCTCCATTCCGGATAACACGGCTCGCTTCAATGCGCTGCAAAACGGCGAGATTGATATCATGGAAGACCTGAACCCGGATGATCTTTCTATCCTTGAAGGAAATAGCGAGCTGCAAAAAATCGAGCGTCCACCATTTAACGTGTCATACATTGGTTTCAACTTTAAGAAAAAACCGTTTGATAACGTGAAAGTAAGACAAGCCCTCAACCATGCGGTAAACAAGCAGGGCATTATCGATGCTTTCTTTGCGGGACAAGCGCAGGCAGCGGTAAACCCGATGCCGCCAACGCTTTGGGGGTATAACGACAGTATTGAGGACTATGCTTACGATCTGGAAAAAGCAAAAGCATTACTTGCCGAAGCTGGCTATCCTGATGGATTGCCTGACCCGGTAACGTTCTACGCAATGCCGGTATCCCGACCGTATATGCCTGACGGCAAGAAGGTAGCCGAAGCGATCCAGGCCGATTTTGAGAAAATCGGAGTGACCGTAAACATCGAATCACCAGAATGGGCAACGTATCTGGATGATGCCAAAGCCGGGGTGAAAGATGACATTTACATGCTCGGCTGGACTGGCGATAACGGTGACCCGGATAACTTCCTGTACACGCTGCTCGATAAGGATGCGATCCCGGGTAACAACCGCAGCTTCTACGTCAACGAAGAATTGCATACGTTGCTGACGAGTGCGCAGAAAGAAACGGATCAGGACAAACGTGCGGAATTCTACAAGCAGGCGCAAGTGATTATTAAGGAAGATGCTCCATGGATTCCACTGGTGCACACCACTCCTATTTTGGCTGGTAAAGCGAACCTGAAAGATTTCGTACCGTCCCCATTGGGCACGGAATCCTATGCCAATGCTTATTTTGAATAACTTATATATGAGCTGAATTTAGTACTAAATAGGATCCATTAGTTCAAAGCGCTGGCGTACACGCAATGCTTGGCAGAACCCACATCAGGATGTAACGATCTAAAGCATGCATGTCTGCCAGCGCTTTTTATACGTTAAAGGCAGGTGAATGAGGAGTGAACAGTTACATCGTCAAACGTGTACTCGTGTTACTGCCCGTGCTGCTGGGCATGACCCTGATCGTCTTTTCCATTATCCACGCCATTCCGGGTGATCCGGCCGAGACCATACTCGGGCAAAAGGCAACCGAACAATCCAAGCAAGCTCTGCGTGACCAGCTCGGACTGGACAAACCATGGTTTCAACAATATTTCGCTTATCTGGGCGACCTGTTTAAGGGAGATCTGGGCACATCCATCCGCACCAAGGTTCCCATTGCCCAGGAAATTGTGCCATATCTGACAGCGACCCTCGAATTAACGATGGCGAGTATGCTGTTTGCGATCATTATTGGCGTGAATGCCGGGATTGTCAGTGCGTGGAAACATAACTCGTGGTTCGATTACTGCTGCATGGTCATTGCATTGGTGGGCGTGTCGATGCCGATTTTCTGGCTCGGGTTGATGGAACAGTGGCTGTTTGCGAACAAACTGCACTGGCTGCCGTCCATCGGCAGAATGAATGCGCGAGATCCGATCGAAGCCATTACGGGCTTGTATGTGTTGGATACGATGATTGCCGGACGATGGGATCAGCTGTGGACAGTAACAAAACATTTGCTGCTGCCAAGTATAGCACTCGGCACGATTCCGATGGCCGTTATTGCCCGGATGACGCGTTCCAGCATGCTCGAAGTAATGAGTTCGGATTATATCCGAACCGCGAAGGCGAAAGGACTCGGCCCGTTTTTCGTCGTATATGGACATGCGTTGAAAAATGCGTTTATTCCCGTGCTCACCGTCATCGGCATACAGACCGGATCTTTGCTGGGTGGAGCCGTGCTGACCGAAACGATCTTTGCTTGGCCTGGTGTTGGGCGCTATATATATGAAGCAATTAGTTCGAGGGATTATCCGGTGATCCAAAGCGGCATTCTGATCGTGGCATTCTTCTTCGTAGTGATCAACCTGATTGTGGACTTGCTGTACGCCGTATTCGATCCGCGTATTAGTTATAAATGAGTATGAACAGAAGGGAGACGCCGCATGGCCAAATTATCGACTAATACCGGAGCATCTATTGACGCCGCGTCAGCACGTGCATCAGGTCCATGGCGGGAAGCCTGGAGAACGTTTCGGAAAAATCGGCTTGCGCTGGCAGGCTTGATCATTATCGTTTTTTTCATCCTATTGGCCTTTGCTGCCCCGTACATTGCCCCGTATGATTACAAAGAGCAGGTACTCACGGATCGTCTGCAAGCCCCTTCGGCAGAGCATTGGTTCGGTACCGATGATCTCGGGCGTGACGTATTCTCCAGAGTGCTGCATGGAGCGCGCATTTCATTGTGGGTTGGTTTCTTCTCTGTTATTGGCTCTATTATTGCGGGGGCTTTGCTTGGTCTGATTGCCGGATATTATGGAAAATGGGCAGACATGCTCATCTCACGTTTGTTCGATATCTTGCTCGCTTTCCCGGCGATACTACTGGCAATTGCCATTGTGGCGATTCTTGGCCCGTCCTTGCAAAATGCATTACTCGCGATAGCGATCGTGAACATCCCGACCTACGGACGACTAGTGCGTTCAAGGGTACTTAGCTTGAGACAGGAGGAATTCATTACATCAGCACGTACGCTGGGGGCTGGCAATATGCGAATTCTGTTCCGGCACATCTTGCCCAATAGTCTCACCCCGCTCATCGTTCAAGGCACACTGGGGATTGGAACAGCGATTATTGAAGCGGCTGCGCTCGGATTTCTCGGCATGGGGGCCCAACCACCTGACCCGGAATGGGGCAAAATGCTGTCGGATTCCCGCCAGTTTCTGCAAAAAGCACCGTGGACGCTTATTTTCCCAGGACTCTCTATCATGTTCACCGTGCTTGGTTTCAACTTGTTGGGCGACGGCCTGCGCGATACCCTTGATCCAAAGATGGCCAAAAAATAGAGGCTTGAAGTTTGCTTCACTATTTTTATCTCTAACTACGTCTTCGTCGTTGTTCCAACTCTAACGAATCTCGTAGGCCTTATTTTTTTCCGCCAATATCGCAATTTAACGAACTTCACACGCGCTATTTGGTGATAAATAATCTTGCGATTGGGCCCAAAATGTTGGTCAATGGGGAACAATAACGTGTCTACGATTCGTTAAGGTATGTAAACCTTTTAAAAAGGCCGATTAACGTCTGTGCGGTTCGTTAGAGTATGTCCTGTCACTGTTGCCGAAGACGGTCAACCAGCGCGTCAGTCTCTGCACAGCAAGACGGAAGATACTTCAAGATTTGAGACACGTCTGATGTGAATGTTGTAATAATAGACACTGGACCTACATCTCACACATATTTCAATCTTTCCTAATGCCGGTTCGAACTTTGGTTCGAGTCGGCTTTTGTATTGCATGATGTATTGAGCTAAAATGGGTAGAGATGCGCAAAACTTAAAGTGTTACTCGATGATTTTGTTAAAATAACCGCCATCGTATTGACACCCAATTTTCCCATATGTTATATAAAAGGAAGGGTTTAGCACTCCGGTCATCAGAGTGCTAACAAATGATGTTTTTACTACACGACTACATATGGAATGATTGGTTTTTTGAATATGGATTAAGTTAACTTTGAATAGGACATGCAGAGCTAAGGAGACACAATAAACTTGAAGAAGCGGCTCTCCACGTTTAACAACAGATTCACTTCATTGATGATCTCAATCCTAAAAATCAGTTCCTGATCAGATGCAAAAGTAGTGGAGGGGACGAAATCGATTTGGAGGAAGCGAAGCGTTCGCCTTTATCACTGAATTTCTCCCTTTTTAAAAAGGGATCAAAGAAATTCGGGGATAACAGCGATCCGAAAAACGATTCGTAACCGGAACGGCTACATTGCAGAACGTCATGCACTTATTTCTACAATGAGTCATTAGAGTCAATCACAATATCTGTGGACCAGCGCGATTAAAGGTTTTGGAGTCTACTAATCGCCCAAGGATTATTTCAGTTACTTTCTATATTTAACCAAATCATTCTATACCCAATTTGAAAGGAGACACCCATTCATGGCTAAAAAAGAATTCCAGGCTGAATCCAAACGCTTGCTGGATATGATGATCAACTCCATTTACACCCAAAGAGAAATCTTCTTGAGAGAACTGATCTCCAACTCCAGTGACGCCATTGACAAAATATATTACAAAGCACTGACTGACGATACACTCGTTTTCAACAAAGAGGACTACTACATCAAGCTTACCATCGACAAAGAAAACCGTACGCTTACGCTCACTGATACAGGAATCGGGATGACCCAGGAAGAGCTGGAGAACAATCTGGGAGTTATCGCGAAGAGCGGCTCGCTGGCGTTCAAGAAAGAGAATGAAGCCAAAGACGGCCACAACATCATTGGACAATTCGGGGTTGGTTTCTACTCCGCATTTATGGTGGCAGACAAGCTGGCGGTAACGAGTAAAACGTTGGGCAGCGACGAAGCATGGAAATGGGAATCCGAAGGTGCGGATGGGTACACGATCTCGCCAGCCGAGAAAGATTCCGTGGGTACGGAAATCGTCCTGACGATCAAACAAAATACCGAAGAAGATTCGTATGACGAATTTTTGGAAGAGTACCGCTTGAGATCCATCATCAAGAAATACTCCGACTTCATTCGTTACCCAATCAAGATGGATGTGACAGGTCAGCGTGCAAAAGAGGGTACGGAGAACGAATTCGAAGAGTACAAAGAAGAGCAAACCGTGAACAGCATGGTGCCGATCTGGCGTAAAAATAAAAGCGAACTGACCGAAGAAGATTACAACAACTTCTATATGGAAAAACGCTACGGTTTTGACAAACCGCTCAAACACCTGCACATCAGCGCAGATGGCGCAGTGGTATATAATGCGATCCTGTTTATCCCGGAGAACACACCATTCGATTATTATACAAAAGAGTATGAAAAAGGGCTTGAACTGTACTCTAACGGTGTATTGATCATGGACAAATGCGGTGATTTGCTGCCAGATTACTTTGGATTTGTAAAAGGTATGGTGGACTCGGAAGATCTGTCCCTGAACATCTCCCGTGAAATGCTGCAACACGATCGTCAGCTCAGCCTGATCGCGAAGAACATCAAGAACAAAATCAAGAGCCAACTGCAAAGCTTGCTCAAGGACGAGCGTGAGAATTACGAGAAGTTCTATCAAGCGTTTGGCCGTCAGTTGAAGTATGGTGTATACAGCGACTATGGCGTGAACAAGGACACTCTGCAGGATCTGCTTTTGTTCTCTTCTTCCAAGGAGAAAAAGCTGGTTAGCCTGGACGAGTACGTTTCCAGAATGCCTGAAGATCAGAAGTACATCTACTACGCATCCGGTGAATCCATTGAACGAATTGAGAAGCTGCCACAGATCGAGGGTGTACTCGACAAAGGTTATGAAGTATTGTACTTCACCGATGACATCGATGAGTTTGCAATCAAGATGATCACAAACTACAAAGAGAAAGAATTCAAATCTATCTCCAGCGGTGATCTGGGCATCGAGGACAGTACAGACAAAGAAGAAACAGACGCACAGGACAACGACAACAAAGAGTTGTTCGAAGCGATGCAAGCACAGCTTGGCGGCAAAGTAAAAGCTGTTAAAGCTTCCAAACGCCTGAGAAGCCATCCGGTATGTTTGTCCACCGAAGGTGAGCTGACGATTGAGATGGAGAAAATCCTGAAAGCCATGCCGAACAGCGAAAATGTACAGGCAGACAAAGTGCTGGAGATCAACGTAAATCACGATGTCTTCAAATCCCTGAAAGACGCATTTGCACAGGATAAAGAGAAATTGAGCCTGTACACAAGCTTGCTGTATCATCAAGCACTGCTGATCGAAGGACTGCCGATTCAAGACCCGGTAGAGTTCACCAACGATATCTGCAAAGTTATGGTTTAACCTAACCCACTATCTCCACCCGACAGGGCATTTGCCCTGTCGGTTTTTTTATTTTTACCTCATTACCCATACAGGGAGGGGATGGGGAAGACAGACTATCATATCATCAAATTTCATATGGTATTTTTATAAGTTGAACTTGATATTTACTGTTTTTTCGCGAGAAAATGGTGAATACCATTATTGTATTTATGGACAGCCGAAAGTAGTGAAGGGGACGGAATCGATTCTGAAGAAGCGAAGCGGTCGCCTTTGTCTCTGGGTTTTCCCCTTTAAAAAGGGAATTCAGAAAACCTGGAGACAACAGCGATCGGAAGAACGATCCGTAACCGGAACGGCTACTACGCACAGCGAGTACTTATTTGGTTTTCTGTCTGCGGAGTGATGTAGTGTAAATAATAATTTCATTTTATATCATTATCATTAGGTGCACGGATGATAGTCTGGCGGGGTATAATAAGAGAAGTCGACTGTGCATCACAAGTTGATGTGAGAAGAGATGACAATCGCAGACAGGTTTTGCTTTTCGAAACTGTAGAATATGTGTATAATCACTCAAAATAGAGACAGTTGGCTAGGAGTGATCAACATGCAATGGAACGATCTGAGAGAACATAGACAATATCCTGAACTAACAAAACTGGATGGGGCTCGTGCAGCCTATGAGCGGGACTATTCCAGACTGATACATTCACCGACTTTTCGTCGGCTGCAAGGCAAATCGCAGGTGTTTGGTGCAGGAACGGGCGATTATTATCGCACACGATTGACCCACTCCCTGGAGGTGGCGCAGATTGCCCGAGAAGCGGCAAGAAGCTTGCTGCGTCGCTACCCGGAGGTGGAGTTGAATCAGGCGGACAACCCCGGACTGATTATTGATTCGGAAGTGGTGGAATGTGCCGCGATTGCGCATGACTTCGGTCACCCGCCTTTTGGGCATAAAGGGGAAGAAGTGCTGGATGGCATCCTCGATGATCTCATTAACACTGAGGTCAAGAAAATCATGAAGAAAAATCGTGGGGCCAAATCACCTCAACCGGAACCGGAGATTCGTGCAGAGCTAAAGCGGAAATATGAGCACTTTGAAGGTAACGCGCATAACTTCCGCCTCATTATGTATTTGGAAAAACGGGAAGATATCGATGGGCTGAACCTGTCGGATGCGGTGCTGCTTGGCATTAACAAGTATCCGTATCCTGGCACGGAGAGCAAGAAAGGCATGTATCATCATGAATGGCAGTATATCCGCGAGATTCGCAATCGTTGGCACATCCCTGCTGGCAAAAAGACGCTTGAAGCGCAGCTGATGGACCTCTGCGATGATATTGCGTATTCCGCACATGATCTGGAAGATGGCATCAAGGCAGGCAAAATCGAAGTACATGAGCATTTCCTGCAAGATCCGCATATCAATCGATTGATTGTGGATAAGATTACGACACTGGAGGATCTGTTCTGGAACGGATGGACAAGGGAAGCGATTGGCAAAAAAGTTGAAGAAGTCCTCGCTTCGTTCCTACGCATCTGGAATGAAAAGATGCCGTTCTGTGAGAATGATTACTCACGAACCCGCCGTGAGGTCAAGGCTTACTGGGTCAGCCTTTTTGTCGCTAGCCTGGGGGTTATTGATAACGGAGACTGGAAAAAGGTGACGTTTGTCCGTGAAGGCGCCGAGGACCTGGATATGCTCCGTACGGTGAGTGTGCTCAAGAGCTTTGCCTGGGTGACCATGATTCGCGACCTGCGTGTGCAGAGGCTGCAAAAGCGCAGCGAATGGATGATTAAACGTCTGTGGGATGCTTTCCTTGATCCGGAAACGTCCAAATCCATTATCCCGTCCGATTGGCTGCAACGCTATGAGAAGGATCAGGCGAAAGCAAATCCGATCTGGACTTGGGAGCACATGGTGATTGATTATATTGCCGGGATGACGGACGCGTTTGCCGAGAAAATATACAATGAACTGTACGGTCTCAAGGTTGGTTCCATCTACGATCTGGATTAGAGATAAGCTAGACGAAGGGAGATGAGACGCTTGGGCGCGAAGATCAGTGGAAAATACAATCTGGGCGTACTTGACCTTGTCCCAAGGTTGAACGGCGCCACAGCAGAGCAGGCGCTTCAACAATCCGTTACACTTGCGCAGCATGCTGAAGCATGGGGCTATTCAAGGTACTGGACGTCGGAGCACCATGATATGGACGAACTTGCATCAGCATCACCGGAAGTGCTGCTTGCTCATATTGGTGCGCGAACGAACACGATCCAGCTTGGCTCCGGTGCCGTACTGTTACCACATTATAGCCCGCTTAAGGTAGCGGAGTCGTTTCGACTATTGGCGGCGCTCTACCCGGGGCGAATTGAGTTAGGCTTGGGACGTGCTCCTGGGGGCGGTCCCCATGCAACGATGGCCTTGAGTGGCAATTATTTGCAGCATGTATCCAAGTTGCCAGAATCGCTCGCGGCACTGACCGAACTACTGGAAGATCGTTACACTTATGAAGAACATCCGGTGACAGCCCGCCCGATTCCGGAACTTCCATTATCCTTATGGATGTTGGGTACCAACGTGAAGAGTGCTGAGTTTGCTGCACGTTTCGGTATGGGGTATGTATTCGGACAATTCATGAGTGATGCGGATGGTACGGAGGCTGTGCGGCGTTATCGGGAGGGCTTTATCCCCAGCGCCAATAGGAAAGAGCCGGAGGTTATGGTTGCTGTAAGTGTGCTGTGTGCGGAGACGCAGGAAGAGGCGTTGTCCTGGAGCCGCGAAATGGCGGAGAGACGTAGAGCCGCTGGAAAAGAAAACTCAACGCAGTCTGACAATGTCAGCACAAGTACCGGCACCAACGACATGACCGATGCCAATGAGAATGAGGTACAACGGCATTATGCCGGTACACCTGAACAAGTCTCGAAACAGTTGCAGCAGGTGTGCCAAAGGCTGAATACGGATCGGCTGCTTGTCGTGACAACTGGACCAGATTACGAGAGAAGGTTGGCTTCATACAAGTTGCTGGTGAACGCATAAGAGGGCGGCTGCTAGCCGTTCTGATACAAAGAATGGCGGGTTCCATACCGCCTATCTGCATGGATTCAAATCGTAAGAGCTGCAGATCGGATATTTGCCGTATGCTGCAGCTCTTTTTTGCTTCATTTAACTCTGAATTTTACATCATTCGATTGCGTTCAACAGATGATGTGGAATAATCACAAGATTTTACAAAATAAAGCATGACTAAAACAAAAGAATGTTATAATACTTTACGTCTCTTTTCCTATAGATATAATATAGAAAAGAGTAATTTGCAAGATGCCAAAAGAAGGGTAAAACAGCGACAAAAGCACCTAAAATACGGAAGTGGCCGAAGATGGGCACAAGGGGGAAATCATATGTTCAGCAGATTCAGGATCAAGAGTATCGGTCTGCGTATCAGCATCGCGTTCTATCTATTAATCCTCTGTTTAATTCTTCTTAGTGTCACGATTGTTACACAAATGAACTCGATGGAAAGAAACACGAATATGATCACCAATAACTGGATGCCCTCCATCCAGCAGATTAACCGATTGAATTATACAACAGAACATATTTTGTCATTGAGCTATCGTCACTTTGATGCACAGGCAGGGGCCAAAGCGGACCTTGCTGAAGAGCGCACCAAATACATTCGCGAAACGGCTCAGGCTATTAAAATATATGATCAGCAGCAGAAGACGGATGAAGAAAAAGAACATTGGGAAGCTTTAAAGACCAAGTGGGAAGCTTACCTGAAGATTAACACGCAATCCATCAAGCTGAGTGATGAAGGTCAGGAACAACTGGCTAAGGAAGTATCCGAAAAAGGGGCCGCCTCCTTCGATGCCATGCAAGTCCATCTGGACTATCTGGTGGATTACAATCAGGAGCAATCCGATCTCTCAGCAGCTCAGACGATCAGATCCGTACAGGATGGCCGAATCATTATCGTCATTGGTGTTCTCGTGATGATTATCATTACGGCGATTGCGATCCCGATTATCCGTTCACAAGTTGTCAAACCGCTGCTTCGGGTGATCAGTGCTGTGAAGCTGATTGCGGAGGGTCAATTAAATGTTCAGGACATACATACCAAACATGAAGACGAAGTTGGTGTACTTGCCAAAGCCGTGAATGACATGAAAGGTAATCTGACCTCCATGGTACTGAATGTCAGACGAATCGCTGAAGCCGTTAACCGCCAAAGCAGCGAACTGGCCATTTCCTCTGAAGAGGTTAAGATCGGCAGTCGCCAAATTGCCATAACGATGGAAGAGTCGGCAAAGGCGGCAGAGAGTCAGGCGGAAACGGCTGTTGAATCTGCCCGTACGGTCGAGGGATTGAACGCACATATCCAGCAACATTCCGAGCAGGGAAATCAGCTTCGACTAATGTCGGACCTGATTCTGAAACAAGGACAGACCGGTCGCGAGTCCATGGAGCAATCCGTGAACCAAATGTTACAGATTGCCGGCGCAGTTTCGTCTTCCATGAACAAGATGGAACAGCTGGACCGCAAAAACGAAGATATATCACAGTTGGTTCAAGTCATTCATGACATTGCGCGCCAGACCAACCTGCTCGCATTGAATGCCTCCATTGAAGCTGCCCGTGCAGGGGAGAGTGGACGCGGATTTGCAGTTGTTGCAGCAGAAGTACGGAAGTTGTCTGAAGCCGTTCGGACCTCTGTAGAGGAGATTACAGTCATCACGGAGGATATCCAGAAGGATTCTCAGGGTGTTGTTGAGGAATTGCGAACAGGTGTACTGGAAACAGAGCGCGGGCAACAGCAAGTACGTAATTCCGGCAATCTGTTCCGTACCATTAGTGAGTCGGTCGAGGGGATGGTCCAAGTCATTGGTACAATGACGGATGGACTGGAAGGCATGCAGGAAGCGAGCGGACGCATGAATGATTTCAGTCAACAAATTTCGGCAGTATCCGAGGAATCCGCGGCAAGTGTAGAGGAAGTGTCAGCTTCGGCCGAGGAACAGGTGAGTTCGATGGAAACAATTAGCGGCAATATTCAAACCCTGAAAGATCTGTCCGAAGATCTGCTTTCTTCCATTGAAAAATTAAAAATATAAAACATCTTCTTATAATAGAAGAAACATGAAGGACGGCTACCATATTGAGCTCTACAAACAGCAAAGATTCATTTGTCGGAAGTTATGTATATACCTTCGCTTGCCATGAGAATGAACGTGCCCTATGTGAATTGGAATTGGGAACGATGCTCGTTCCTGGGACAGATTTTGGTTCAGGAGTTCACGCCTATGTTCACTCCGATGTTTGTATTCCACCAGGTAGAAGTCCATTTGTCCGGGGCAGATTGGATGTGATGGCTGAAGCGGATACAGTGGCAGGTCTGAAACCTGCTGCTTCGCAAATCGATCTGTCATCTGGTGAAACGTTCAAGGTTGTCTGTTTGAAAGAGGGCGATGACATGCCGGATTATGCGCATTCCCGTCTACTGGAAAAAGAGTTGGGCATGTGCATTCAAGGCAAAGCTATGATGAAACAGCCTGACGTAACTTTTGGACTAATGCATGTGAATGGAAAATGGCTCTTCGGTCAATGGAAAGAAGCCGATCGCTCGTGGCAAACCCATCATCAGAAGCCACAGAATTACTCCACAGGCCTTGGTGTTACGTTAGCCAGAGCGTTGGTCAATATTGCTATTCCACAAGTGGAGGGACATCAGTTGCTCGATCCATGCTGCGGAATGGGAACCGTTGTAATTGAGGCATTGTCGATGGGAATTGAAGCCAAAGGAAATGATTTGAACCCTTTGGCAGTACATGGGGCACGCATTAATCTTCCTCATTATGGGTATGATCCAGCCAGAAT contains these protein-coding regions:
- a CDS encoding RNA methyltransferase — its product is MSSTNSKDSFVGSYVYTFACHENERALCELELGTMLVPGTDFGSGVHAYVHSDVCIPPGRSPFVRGRLDVMAEADTVAGLKPAASQIDLSSGETFKVVCLKEGDDMPDYAHSRLLEKELGMCIQGKAMMKQPDVTFGLMHVNGKWLFGQWKEADRSWQTHHQKPQNYSTGLGVTLARALVNIAIPQVEGHQLLDPCCGMGTVVIEALSMGIEAKGNDLNPLAVHGARINLPHYGYDPARITLGDMNDLEGFYDAAILDMPYNLCSVLPDEEQLAMLKSLKRLAGRAVIVSTEWVEGHILDAGWNIDQYRTVSKGTFIRHIWLCA
- a CDS encoding methyl-accepting chemotaxis protein, translated to MFSRFRIKSIGLRISIAFYLLILCLILLSVTIVTQMNSMERNTNMITNNWMPSIQQINRLNYTTEHILSLSYRHFDAQAGAKADLAEERTKYIRETAQAIKIYDQQQKTDEEKEHWEALKTKWEAYLKINTQSIKLSDEGQEQLAKEVSEKGAASFDAMQVHLDYLVDYNQEQSDLSAAQTIRSVQDGRIIIVIGVLVMIIITAIAIPIIRSQVVKPLLRVISAVKLIAEGQLNVQDIHTKHEDEVGVLAKAVNDMKGNLTSMVLNVRRIAEAVNRQSSELAISSEEVKIGSRQIAITMEESAKAAESQAETAVESARTVEGLNAHIQQHSEQGNQLRLMSDLILKQGQTGRESMEQSVNQMLQIAGAVSSSMNKMEQLDRKNEDISQLVQVIHDIARQTNLLALNASIEAARAGESGRGFAVVAAEVRKLSEAVRTSVEEITVITEDIQKDSQGVVEELRTGVLETERGQQQVRNSGNLFRTISESVEGMVQVIGTMTDGLEGMQEASGRMNDFSQQISAVSEESAASVEEVSASAEEQVSSMETISGNIQTLKDLSEDLLSSIEKLKI
- a CDS encoding MsnO8 family LLM class oxidoreductase, with translation MRRLGAKISGKYNLGVLDLVPRLNGATAEQALQQSVTLAQHAEAWGYSRYWTSEHHDMDELASASPEVLLAHIGARTNTIQLGSGAVLLPHYSPLKVAESFRLLAALYPGRIELGLGRAPGGGPHATMALSGNYLQHVSKLPESLAALTELLEDRYTYEEHPVTARPIPELPLSLWMLGTNVKSAEFAARFGMGYVFGQFMSDADGTEAVRRYREGFIPSANRKEPEVMVAVSVLCAETQEEALSWSREMAERRRAAGKENSTQSDNVSTSTGTNDMTDANENEVQRHYAGTPEQVSKQLQQVCQRLNTDRLLVVTTGPDYERRLASYKLLVNA
- a CDS encoding dGTP triphosphohydrolase gives rise to the protein MQWNDLREHRQYPELTKLDGARAAYERDYSRLIHSPTFRRLQGKSQVFGAGTGDYYRTRLTHSLEVAQIAREAARSLLRRYPEVELNQADNPGLIIDSEVVECAAIAHDFGHPPFGHKGEEVLDGILDDLINTEVKKIMKKNRGAKSPQPEPEIRAELKRKYEHFEGNAHNFRLIMYLEKREDIDGLNLSDAVLLGINKYPYPGTESKKGMYHHEWQYIREIRNRWHIPAGKKTLEAQLMDLCDDIAYSAHDLEDGIKAGKIEVHEHFLQDPHINRLIVDKITTLEDLFWNGWTREAIGKKVEEVLASFLRIWNEKMPFCENDYSRTRREVKAYWVSLFVASLGVIDNGDWKKVTFVREGAEDLDMLRTVSVLKSFAWVTMIRDLRVQRLQKRSEWMIKRLWDAFLDPETSKSIIPSDWLQRYEKDQAKANPIWTWEHMVIDYIAGMTDAFAEKIYNELYGLKVGSIYDLD